One window of Bacillus alkalicellulosilyticus genomic DNA carries:
- the dxs gene encoding 1-deoxy-D-xylulose-5-phosphate synthase: MDIEQIKDPSTIKHYSKAELEALGQDIRDFLIKKLSVTGGHLGPNLGVVELTLALHKTFDSPKDKFIWDVGHQAYVHKILTGRADRFDELRQYKGLCGFPKRDESEHDVWETGHSSTSLSAAMGMATARDIKGTDDHVVAIIGDGALTGGMALEALNHIGHEQKDLIVILNDNEMSIAPNVGALHNVLGRLRTAGKYQKAKEELEMLIKKIPAFGGKLASTAERVKDSLKYLLVSGIFFEEMGFTYLGPVDGHDLDDILNNLQYAKKTKGPVLLHVLTKKGKGYAPAENDAQGTWHGLGPYKIESGEVVSKPGPPSYSGVFSSTLKKIARSDNRVVALTAAMPGGTKLDQFAKEFPDRMFDVGIAEQHATTMAGGLATQGLKPVFAVYSTFLQRGYDQVVHDVCRQNLNVVFAIDRAGLVGADGETHQGVFDIAFLRHIPNMVILMPKDENELQHMLYTAIQYDDGPIAVRYPRGNGYGIKMDENLKKLPIGKWDVLQDGNEACILTFGTMIPVAEQAANDLSAQGISVKVVNANSVKPLDEELLLGLAKSNCPILTLEEAAIQGGFGSAVLEFFHDNDFHDVTVKRMGIPDRFIEHGSVSQLLEEVGLTSKDVVENIRLMLPRKRQRA, translated from the coding sequence ATGGATATCGAGCAAATTAAAGACCCTAGTACCATAAAACATTACTCAAAAGCAGAACTAGAAGCACTAGGACAAGACATTAGGGATTTCTTAATAAAAAAATTATCTGTAACAGGAGGGCATTTGGGCCCTAATCTTGGAGTAGTTGAGCTAACATTGGCACTTCATAAGACGTTTGACAGTCCAAAAGATAAATTTATTTGGGATGTGGGACATCAAGCGTATGTTCATAAAATTCTTACTGGTCGTGCAGATAGGTTTGATGAATTAAGACAGTATAAAGGACTTTGTGGGTTCCCAAAACGCGATGAAAGTGAGCATGATGTTTGGGAAACAGGACATAGTTCAACTTCCCTATCGGCTGCGATGGGTATGGCGACTGCACGTGATATTAAAGGAACCGATGACCACGTTGTAGCCATTATTGGAGATGGTGCACTTACGGGTGGTATGGCATTAGAGGCACTTAATCACATTGGCCACGAGCAAAAAGACCTGATCGTTATTTTAAATGATAATGAAATGTCAATCGCTCCGAATGTAGGTGCTCTTCATAATGTGCTTGGTCGTTTACGAACAGCAGGAAAATACCAAAAAGCAAAAGAAGAACTTGAAATGCTTATTAAAAAAATACCTGCCTTTGGTGGCAAGTTAGCTTCCACAGCTGAGCGAGTCAAGGATAGTCTGAAATACTTACTGGTTTCTGGTATCTTCTTTGAAGAAATGGGCTTTACGTATTTAGGGCCAGTTGATGGACATGATTTAGATGATATTTTAAATAATTTACAATATGCGAAAAAGACAAAAGGACCTGTTTTATTACATGTCCTTACGAAAAAAGGGAAGGGCTATGCTCCTGCAGAAAATGATGCACAGGGAACATGGCATGGACTAGGACCCTATAAAATTGAGTCAGGTGAAGTGGTAAGTAAGCCAGGACCACCAAGTTATAGTGGTGTCTTTAGTTCTACATTAAAGAAAATCGCTCGCAGTGATAACCGAGTAGTTGCGTTAACAGCAGCGATGCCAGGTGGAACGAAATTAGATCAGTTTGCAAAAGAATTCCCGGATCGCATGTTTGATGTGGGAATTGCGGAACAACATGCAACCACAATGGCTGGTGGACTAGCAACACAAGGGTTAAAACCAGTGTTTGCTGTATATTCTACATTCCTTCAACGTGGCTATGACCAGGTGGTTCATGACGTCTGTCGTCAAAACTTAAATGTTGTGTTTGCGATTGACCGTGCAGGACTCGTTGGGGCTGATGGTGAAACTCATCAAGGAGTGTTCGATATTGCTTTCTTACGTCACATCCCGAATATGGTCATTTTAATGCCAAAGGATGAAAATGAATTACAACATATGTTATATACAGCCATTCAATATGACGATGGACCAATTGCCGTTCGTTACCCACGTGGAAACGGCTATGGGATAAAAATGGACGAGAACCTTAAAAAGCTTCCTATCGGAAAGTGGGATGTTCTCCAAGATGGAAATGAAGCCTGTATCTTAACCTTTGGTACGATGATTCCTGTAGCAGAACAAGCAGCTAATGATTTATCAGCACAAGGAATTTCTGTTAAAGTAGTAAATGCAAATTCCGTAAAACCATTGGATGAGGAATTATTACTAGGCCTTGCGAAATCGAATTGCCCGATTCTTACACTTGAAGAAGCAGCGATTCAAGGTGGGTTCGGCAGTGCGGTACTTGAGTTCTTCCATGACAACGATTTCCATGATGTTACCGTAAAGAGAATGGGTATTCCAGATCGTTTCATTGAACATGGTAGTGTGTCTCAGCTTTTAGAAGAAGTTGGCTTGACTTCTAAGGATGTCGTTGAAAACATTCGACTTATGTTACCTAGGAAGAGACAAAGGGCGTAA
- a CDS encoding TlyA family RNA methyltransferase yields the protein MAKKERIDVLLVEQGLFETREKAKRAVMAGLVYVEEERVDKPGMKLDSDSILTVKGKTLPYVSRGGLKLEKALNVFDMTVEDKIVIDIGASTGGFTDCSLQNGARHVYALDVGYNQLAWKLRQDERVHVMERTNFRYVKPEDLPFGMPQFATIDVSFISLKLILPVLKTLLVSNSDVVALVKPQFEAGRDDVGKKGIVRDKKVHERVLNEMVQFSLDTGYSVNGIDFSPITGGEGNIEFLLHLHWNEQESPKVNVENATEEVVSMAHHHLKVNNNDS from the coding sequence ATGGCGAAGAAAGAACGAATTGATGTTCTGCTAGTGGAACAGGGCTTATTTGAGACAAGAGAGAAAGCAAAAAGAGCAGTCATGGCTGGATTAGTGTATGTTGAAGAGGAAAGAGTCGATAAGCCTGGCATGAAGCTGGATAGCGACTCAATCTTAACTGTAAAAGGAAAAACCCTTCCCTATGTCAGTAGGGGAGGATTAAAATTAGAAAAAGCATTAAATGTGTTTGATATGACAGTTGAGGACAAAATCGTTATAGATATTGGAGCATCAACGGGTGGCTTCACTGATTGCTCTTTGCAAAACGGAGCAAGACATGTGTATGCATTAGATGTTGGTTACAATCAGCTTGCATGGAAGCTTCGTCAGGATGAACGTGTACATGTAATGGAACGGACAAATTTTAGGTATGTGAAGCCAGAGGACTTACCTTTTGGAATGCCTCAATTTGCGACGATTGATGTTTCATTTATTTCGTTGAAACTAATCCTGCCAGTTCTTAAAACGTTATTAGTATCGAATAGCGATGTGGTTGCTCTTGTAAAACCACAATTTGAAGCTGGACGAGACGATGTTGGTAAAAAAGGAATTGTTCGAGATAAAAAGGTGCATGAACGAGTATTAAACGAAATGGTTCAATTCTCACTTGATACTGGATACAGTGTTAACGGAATAGACTTCTCCCCTATAACAGGAGGAGAGGGGAACATTGAGTTTTTGCTACACCTGCATTGGAACGAACAAGAGTCACCAAAGGTGAATGTAGAGAATGCAACTGAAGAAGTGGTATCAATGGCGCATCACCATTTAAAAGTAAATAATAATGATTCCTAG
- the ahrC gene encoding transcriptional regulator AhrC/ArgR — translation MNKGQRHIKIREIITNQEVETQDDLVDFLKNAGYNVTQATVSRDIKELHLVKVPMVDGRYKYSLPADQRFNPLQKLKRSLMDSFVSIDRSENLIVMKTLPGNANAVGALIDNLDWTEIMGTICGDDTILIICKLKEDTPVVTERFLEML, via the coding sequence ATGAATAAAGGACAGCGTCATATTAAAATCCGTGAGATTATAACAAATCAAGAAGTGGAAACACAAGACGATTTAGTCGATTTCCTAAAAAATGCTGGGTATAACGTAACGCAAGCAACGGTTTCTCGTGATATTAAAGAACTACACCTTGTGAAGGTGCCAATGGTTGATGGTCGGTATAAATATAGCTTACCAGCAGACCAACGTTTTAATCCTTTGCAAAAGTTAAAAAGGTCATTAATGGATAGCTTTGTCAGTATTGACCGTTCTGAAAATCTTATTGTTATGAAAACATTACCCGGTAATGCAAATGCAGTGGGTGCTTTAATCGATAATTTAGATTGGACAGAAATCATGGGCACCATCTGTGGCGACGATACGATCTTAATTATTTGTAAGCTTAAAGAAGACACGCCTGTTGTTACGGAACGTTTTTTAGAAATGCTATAA
- the recN gene encoding DNA repair protein RecN, producing MLLELSIKNFAIIEKLTIPFEKGLTVFTGETGAGKSIIIDAIGLLVGGRGSSEFVRYGTNRAEIEGLFSVNLSHPIVEKTRDLGIDVEDDMLVLRRDITANGKSVCRINGKLVTLGILREIGQSLIDIHGQHEHQVLMQPEHHLSLLDAMAKEKLEQTLVEYRELYTRFNRISKKLKNLLENDQELAHRLDLLQYQSQEIEKANLEPGEDERLLEEKHKLVNGERLFKAIQDGYNSLYGDGKALDWVSQAQSYVEEAADIDSSLQSIQETVANCFYLLEEAAFSLRNEAEGTEFEPGRIDIVESRLNEITQLKRKYGSTVAEILDYAVKIDEEQQALLHKDDRIQDLEAEQKEVLKDLVVEAQALSAIRKQAADKLMNAVHQELKELYMDKTKFEIAWRENQSEKHQGLEINGEYFRFSDRGIDQIEFLLSTNPGEPLKPLAKVASGGEISRIMLAMKTIFSASQGVTSLIFDEVDTGVSGRVAQAIAEKILEISFNSQVFCITHLPQVAAMADHHLYISKSEENKRTYTKVEPLSDVKKVEEIARMISGVEMTELTKEHAKELLQQAQKIKTNT from the coding sequence ATGCTGTTAGAATTGTCCATTAAAAACTTTGCGATTATTGAAAAACTGACGATTCCATTTGAAAAGGGATTAACTGTCTTTACCGGTGAAACAGGAGCAGGAAAATCAATCATAATTGATGCGATTGGACTATTGGTAGGTGGACGAGGTTCTTCAGAATTTGTACGCTATGGTACCAATCGGGCTGAAATTGAAGGTCTCTTTTCAGTGAACCTAAGCCATCCCATTGTTGAAAAAACAAGAGACCTTGGTATTGATGTAGAAGATGACATGCTTGTACTTCGCAGAGATATTACGGCAAATGGAAAAAGTGTATGTAGGATAAATGGGAAACTCGTCACCCTTGGGATCCTGCGAGAAATTGGACAAAGCCTGATTGATATTCATGGACAACATGAGCATCAAGTATTAATGCAACCTGAGCATCATTTGTCCCTATTAGATGCAATGGCAAAAGAAAAACTTGAACAAACATTAGTCGAGTATCGGGAATTATATACACGCTTTAATCGAATCTCAAAAAAGTTGAAAAACTTGCTTGAAAATGACCAAGAGTTAGCTCATCGATTAGATTTGTTGCAATATCAATCCCAAGAAATTGAAAAGGCGAATCTTGAACCTGGTGAGGACGAAAGGTTACTTGAGGAGAAACATAAGCTAGTCAATGGTGAAAGGCTTTTTAAAGCGATTCAGGATGGTTACAATAGTTTATATGGAGATGGGAAAGCGTTAGATTGGGTATCGCAAGCTCAATCCTATGTAGAAGAAGCGGCAGATATTGATTCTTCATTACAATCCATTCAAGAGACAGTTGCGAACTGTTTTTATTTATTAGAGGAGGCTGCGTTCTCCCTACGTAATGAAGCAGAAGGTACCGAATTCGAGCCCGGCAGAATTGATATTGTAGAAAGTCGTTTGAACGAAATTACTCAATTAAAGCGGAAATACGGATCAACTGTAGCAGAAATTTTAGACTATGCAGTGAAAATTGATGAAGAACAGCAAGCGTTATTACATAAGGATGACCGCATTCAGGATTTGGAAGCAGAACAAAAAGAAGTGCTTAAGGACTTAGTGGTAGAAGCACAAGCACTGTCAGCGATTCGAAAGCAGGCTGCTGATAAGCTAATGAATGCGGTTCATCAAGAGTTAAAAGAGCTTTATATGGATAAGACTAAGTTTGAAATTGCCTGGAGAGAAAATCAATCAGAAAAACACCAAGGGCTTGAGATAAATGGAGAGTACTTCCGTTTTTCGGACCGTGGAATAGACCAGATTGAGTTTTTGCTTTCAACTAACCCAGGAGAACCACTTAAGCCATTAGCAAAGGTTGCTTCTGGAGGCGAAATCTCAAGAATTATGTTAGCGATGAAAACCATCTTCTCAGCTTCACAAGGTGTGACTTCTCTTATTTTTGATGAAGTGGACACCGGAGTGAGCGGTCGCGTCGCTCAAGCGATTGCAGAAAAGATATTAGAAATCTCATTCAATTCTCAGGTGTTTTGTATTACTCATTTGCCGCAAGTGGCAGCGATGGCCGACCATCATCTATATATTTCAAAATCAGAGGAAAATAAAAGAACTTATACAAAAGTTGAACCTTTGTCTGATGTAAAAAAGGTGGAGGAAATTGCTAGGATGATTTCAGGCGTTGAAATGACTGAGCTTACAAAGGAACATGCAAAAGAATTACTACAACAAGCCCAAAAAATAAAAACCAATACTTGA
- the spoIVB gene encoding SpoIVB peptidase, with amino-acid sequence MKADKMRKAIGAILLVFVISIGFSKPVHEWLSIPTSMVLFEGQEASLFQAPESTLISGSTEQEDIVVFNMHTESNDQISASLVAENQGDDTVTMEVGNFPVKKIDVKVLPDIKVIPGGQSIGVKLNTDGVLVVGHHLVDTEDGEKSPGEIAGIEVGDMITKINGKPIEKMNQVSSFVQEAGENGTSLSIEVKRDKETLNKELVPLKAKGEHSYRLGLYIRDSAAGVGTLTFYEPNSKKYGALGHVISDIDTQKPIVVHDGQIIRSSVTSIEKGSNGDPGEKLASFSEERQVLGNITKNSSFGIFGELTTRKIENNVLDKEMPIAISSQVKEGPAKILTVVEGEQVQEFDIEIVSSVPQKFPATKGLVIKVTDPKLLEATGGIVQGMSGSPIIQDGRVVGAVTHVFVNDPTSGYGCHIEWMLEEAGIDIYGKEGKAKAS; translated from the coding sequence TTGAAGGCAGATAAAATGAGAAAAGCAATTGGTGCGATTCTCCTTGTTTTTGTAATTAGTATCGGGTTTTCAAAACCTGTACACGAGTGGTTGAGTATTCCAACTAGTATGGTTCTATTTGAAGGACAAGAAGCGTCTTTATTTCAAGCTCCAGAAAGTACACTAATCTCAGGGTCAACAGAGCAAGAGGACATAGTTGTATTTAATATGCATACCGAAAGTAATGATCAGATATCAGCTTCATTAGTCGCTGAGAATCAAGGGGATGATACCGTGACTATGGAAGTCGGGAATTTCCCGGTGAAGAAAATTGATGTTAAGGTGTTACCTGACATTAAAGTCATTCCTGGTGGGCAATCAATCGGTGTAAAACTAAATACAGACGGTGTTCTAGTTGTTGGTCATCATTTGGTTGATACGGAAGACGGTGAAAAATCACCAGGTGAAATTGCAGGGATTGAAGTTGGTGATATGATAACAAAAATCAATGGGAAACCCATTGAAAAGATGAACCAAGTATCATCATTTGTGCAAGAGGCAGGAGAAAATGGCACGAGTCTTTCGATTGAGGTAAAACGTGATAAAGAAACTTTAAATAAGGAATTAGTACCGCTTAAAGCCAAAGGAGAACATTCTTACCGATTAGGTTTATATATTCGTGATTCTGCTGCTGGGGTAGGAACGTTAACTTTTTATGAACCTAACTCTAAGAAATATGGCGCATTAGGCCATGTGATTTCAGATATTGACACTCAAAAACCAATTGTCGTTCACGATGGTCAAATCATTCGCTCATCGGTAACCTCGATTGAAAAAGGAAGTAATGGTGACCCGGGAGAAAAGTTGGCTAGTTTTTCTGAAGAAAGACAGGTTTTAGGGAATATTACTAAAAATAGTTCATTCGGTATATTTGGGGAATTAACAACACGAAAAATTGAAAACAATGTCCTAGATAAAGAAATGCCGATTGCTATTTCTAGCCAAGTGAAAGAAGGGCCCGCCAAAATATTAACGGTAGTAGAAGGAGAACAGGTACAAGAGTTTGACATTGAGATTGTGAGCAGTGTACCTCAAAAATTTCCTGCTACAAAAGGTCTAGTAATTAAAGTTACTGACCCAAAATTATTAGAGGCTACTGGTGGAATTGTACAGGGCATGAGTGGAAGTCCTATTATCCAAGATGGTCGAGTGGTAGGAGCAGTGACACATGTTTTTGTTAATGACCCAACAAGTGGCTATGGCTGTCACATTGAGTGGATGTTAGAAGAAGCAGGAATCGATATATATGGAAAAGAAGGGAAGGCAAAGGCGAGTTAA
- the spo0A gene encoding sporulation transcription factor Spo0A, producing MQKVRVCVADDNRELVNLLNEYITAQDDMEVVGLAFNGQECLRLLEEKQPDVLILDIIMPHLDGLAVLEKMNQANLKGNTNIIMLTAFGQEDVTKKAVDLGASYYILKPFDMDTLIGKIREVSGAKTTPFIQKSISFTQTALRNEPKEFNLDASITNIIHEIGVPAHIKGYMYLREAITMVYNDIELLGSITKVLYPDIAKKFNTTSSRVERAIRHAIEVAWSRGNIESISSLFGYTVSHTKAKPTNSEFIAMVADKLRIEHKVS from the coding sequence GTGCAAAAAGTTAGAGTATGTGTTGCAGATGATAACCGTGAATTAGTAAATTTATTGAATGAGTACATAACAGCTCAGGATGATATGGAGGTAGTTGGTTTAGCATTTAATGGTCAGGAGTGCTTACGCTTACTTGAAGAAAAGCAACCAGACGTTTTAATATTAGATATTATTATGCCTCATTTAGATGGATTGGCAGTTCTTGAAAAAATGAATCAAGCTAATTTAAAAGGAAATACTAATATTATAATGCTTACAGCTTTCGGGCAAGAAGATGTTACAAAGAAAGCAGTAGACTTAGGGGCCTCATATTATATTTTAAAACCATTTGATATGGATACATTAATTGGGAAAATTAGAGAAGTAAGTGGTGCTAAAACAACACCATTTATTCAAAAATCAATTTCATTTACACAAACGGCATTACGTAATGAACCAAAGGAATTTAATCTAGATGCAAGCATTACAAACATTATTCATGAAATTGGAGTTCCTGCTCATATCAAAGGATATATGTATTTAAGAGAAGCGATAACAATGGTTTATAATGACATTGAACTTTTAGGTTCTATCACAAAAGTATTATATCCAGACATTGCAAAGAAATTTAATACAACATCAAGTCGTGTAGAAAGAGCCATCCGTCATGCCATTGAAGTAGCATGGAGTCGTGGAAATATTGAGTCCATTTCCAGTTTGTTCGGCTATACGGTTAGCCATACAAAAGCGAAACCAACAAATTCCGAATTTATTGCGATGGTTGCTGATAAGTTACGAATTGAGCATAAAGTTAGCTGA
- the sda gene encoding sporulation histidine kinase inhibitor Sda encodes MSEDQLLEAYKTANELDLDIKYIAALANELISRDIEIPKLIGA; translated from the coding sequence ATGAGTGAAGACCAATTGTTAGAGGCGTATAAAACGGCCAATGAGCTCGATTTAGATATTAAATATATTGCGGCGTTAGCAAATGAATTAATAAGTCGAGACATAGAAATCCCAAAGTTGATTGGAGCATAA
- a CDS encoding Cof-type HAD-IIB family hydrolase, which produces MRYKLIALDMDGTLLNEHHQISSVNEQAIKEVRDKGVEVVICTGRSIVTAQDYINQLQLSSYFVTVNGSEIWHCEEGLVEQTHLHQDHVTFLCDMKSTYQTRHWAVSVDKVYRNELPEEINDHKWLKFGFDFDDQEIKNRMIEELEVTNLFEITNSSDTNIEINPMGVNKAKALEHVCELLGISMNEVIAMGDSVNDLAMIKAVGCGVAMGNAQAIVKESADYITDLNTEDGVAKAIQELVLCS; this is translated from the coding sequence ATGAGATATAAATTAATTGCACTTGATATGGATGGTACACTTTTAAATGAACATCATCAGATATCGTCTGTGAACGAACAGGCGATAAAGGAAGTGCGCGATAAAGGGGTCGAGGTTGTCATTTGTACAGGAAGGTCCATTGTTACCGCTCAGGATTATATTAATCAGTTACAATTATCCTCTTACTTTGTGACAGTAAATGGAAGTGAAATATGGCATTGTGAAGAAGGATTAGTTGAACAAACGCATTTACATCAAGACCATGTGACTTTTCTTTGCGATATGAAGAGTACATATCAAACAAGGCACTGGGCTGTATCGGTGGATAAAGTATATCGTAATGAGCTTCCCGAAGAAATCAATGACCATAAGTGGTTAAAATTTGGGTTCGATTTTGATGACCAAGAAATAAAAAATAGGATGATTGAAGAATTAGAAGTCACGAATTTATTTGAGATAACAAATTCGAGCGATACGAATATTGAAATTAATCCAATGGGTGTGAATAAAGCAAAAGCTCTTGAACATGTTTGTGAGTTACTAGGTATTTCGATGAATGAAGTTATTGCAATGGGTGACAGTGTAAACGATTTAGCAATGATAAAGGCTGTAGGTTGTGGAGTGGCAATGGGAAATGCACAAGCCATTGTCAAGGAATCAGCCGATTATATCACAGACTTAAATACTGAGGATGGTGTAGCCAAAGCCATTCAGGAACTAGTTCTTTGCTCATAA
- a CDS encoding ABC transporter ATP-binding protein: MFSVLGKIFWFFKKHKKRYAVAVTLLIIVSILDVIPPMLIGWAIDDIQFGTMTPERLRELVLFYGGLIIVSYSLTYIWMYQLFGGAFLLERMMRFSFFKHLLRMTPTFYEKNRTGDLMARATNDLKAISVTAGFGILTLVDATIFMFVIIAVMGFVISWPLTIAALLPMPIMALAMNIYGKIIHKRFMAAQDSFGDMNDYVLESIAGVRVNRAYVQEKADQERFKSMTDKVFARNMAVARTDSLFEPTIKILVGISYVIGLGYGAYLVFHNSITLGELVSFNVYLGMLIWPMFAMGELINIMQRGNASLDRVNTTLSYKADVPDAADSIVMTLPPGTIEFNNVRFSYPSSTVENLKDISFSLQPGQTLGIVGKTGSGKTTLVKQLLREYPLGEGEISISSIPLETISIDSLHDWIGYVPQEQILFSRTIRENILFGHSEATETEIRNALRLAAFEQDILTLPNGLDTLVGEKGVSLSGGQKQRISLARALIKKPDILILDDAMSAVDGKTESTIITHLRTERKGKTTFITAHRISAVQEADWILVLDNGSIIEEGTHQQLLERGGWYKEQFDRQQADSFGEVI, encoded by the coding sequence GTGTTTTCAGTATTAGGAAAGATTTTTTGGTTTTTTAAAAAGCATAAGAAACGATATGCTGTTGCGGTGACTTTATTAATTATTGTTAGTATATTAGATGTGATTCCACCAATGCTCATTGGTTGGGCCATTGACGATATCCAATTTGGTACGATGACACCCGAACGTTTGCGTGAACTAGTCTTATTTTACGGAGGGCTCATTATCGTTAGTTATTCTCTAACGTATATATGGATGTACCAGTTGTTTGGTGGAGCTTTTTTATTAGAGAGAATGATGCGTTTTTCGTTTTTTAAGCATTTGCTTCGAATGACTCCAACTTTTTATGAGAAAAACCGAACTGGGGATTTGATGGCTCGTGCGACAAATGATTTAAAAGCGATCTCAGTGACTGCTGGTTTTGGAATCCTAACCTTAGTCGATGCTACAATTTTTATGTTTGTCATTATAGCAGTCATGGGCTTTGTCATTAGTTGGCCTTTGACAATTGCTGCGCTGTTACCAATGCCGATTATGGCACTTGCAATGAATATATACGGAAAAATCATTCATAAACGCTTTATGGCTGCTCAAGATTCATTTGGTGACATGAATGATTATGTTCTAGAATCGATTGCTGGGGTAAGAGTTAATCGTGCGTATGTTCAAGAGAAAGCGGATCAAGAGCGATTTAAGAGCATGACAGACAAGGTCTTTGCTCGTAATATGGCAGTCGCTAGAACCGACTCGTTGTTTGAACCAACGATAAAAATATTAGTTGGAATCAGTTATGTGATTGGTCTTGGATACGGAGCATATCTTGTGTTTCATAATTCCATCACATTAGGAGAGCTTGTCTCCTTTAATGTATATTTAGGAATGCTCATCTGGCCGATGTTTGCGATGGGAGAATTAATTAATATTATGCAGCGCGGAAATGCCTCACTTGACCGAGTCAATACGACGTTAAGCTATAAAGCAGATGTCCCTGATGCGGCAGACTCGATTGTAATGACTTTACCTCCTGGTACGATTGAATTTAACAACGTGAGGTTCAGCTATCCGTCGTCCACGGTTGAAAATCTTAAGGATATCAGCTTTTCGTTACAACCTGGGCAAACGCTTGGGATCGTTGGGAAGACAGGAAGTGGAAAAACAACGTTAGTTAAACAATTATTACGAGAGTATCCATTGGGAGAAGGAGAAATATCTATATCATCGATCCCACTTGAAACTATTTCCATTGATTCTCTTCATGACTGGATTGGCTATGTGCCACAAGAACAAATTTTATTTTCGAGAACGATTCGAGAAAACATTTTATTTGGTCACTCGGAAGCGACTGAAACAGAAATTAGAAATGCGCTTCGATTAGCTGCTTTTGAACAAGATATCTTAACTCTTCCGAACGGGCTAGATACGCTAGTTGGAGAGAAAGGAGTTTCCTTGTCAGGTGGACAAAAGCAACGAATCTCGCTTGCGAGAGCTTTAATTAAAAAACCAGATATTCTTATTTTAGATGATGCCATGTCTGCCGTGGATGGGAAAACAGAATCAACCATTATTACCCACCTACGAACAGAGAGAAAAGGGAAAACAACATTTATAACTGCTCACCGAATTTCTGCTGTTCAAGAGGCAGATTGGATTCTAGTCTTGGATAACGGATCAATTATTGAGGAAGGCACACATCAGCAACTTCTTGAAAGAGGTGGATGGTATAAGGAACAATTTGACCGTCAGCAAGCTGATTCATTTGGTGAGGTGATATAA